One genomic segment of Candidatus Brocadiaceae bacterium includes these proteins:
- a CDS encoding efflux RND transporter permease subunit: MNETNMPDDASGEKWSLLDKIIRFCLENKLVVALIMIATIMWGVIVAPFDWDISVLPRNPVPVDAIPDIGENQQIVFTEWMGRSPQDVEDQITYPLTVSLLGVPGVKTIRSYSFFGFSSIYIIFKEDVEFYWSRTRVLEKLNSLPANTLPEGVQPALGPDATALGQIFWYTLEGRDPDGNPIGGWDLHELRSIQDWYIRYSLLAAEGISEVASVGGFVREYQIDVDPDAMRAARVSLEDIFQSVRMSNIDVGARTIEVNKTEYFIRGLGWIKQLGDIEKTVVKVNENIPIYVKDIAKVSLGPALRRGVLDKEGAEAVGGVSVVRYGFNPLEAIKNVKNKIKEVSLGLPVKAVVDYTKTTHEEIESFAGVLGFDAFNGTALYQEKWIEWLRSTPHNQWPPWINTSQVTIVPFYDRTGLIYETLGTLNSALSEEILVTIIVVIVMVMHLRSSILISALLPISVLMCFIAMKAFGVDANIVALSGIAIAIGTMVDMGIVMCENILKHLEEAPPDENRLEVIFRAVREVAGALLTAVTSTIVSFLPVFMMIGPEGKLFKPLAFTKTFALFSSAIVAVIIIPPAAHILFTTRIRSQRIKQMFFAGLVILGILTGVWYSWFAGILLTGLGVYHIIEEHVPLKIRQYKQWVVIGSAALLIGILLTEHWMPLGIDKGMARNVFFVAILLGGLLLFFQMFQTYFYAPVLRWCLEHKKLFLTIPASFLLFGITAWLGVDRMFGFVPNTLRNTTVWKEIAGVFPGFGKEFMPPLDEGSYLYMPTTMPHASIGEVQNVIQFQDKRIASIPEVDMVVGKLGRADSPLDPAPLSMIETVVNYKPEYISDKDGHFLRFRYDKSRGDFIRDTDGKLIPDSRGRPFRQWRDHIKTPDDIWKEIVEAGEISGATSAPKLQPIATRIVMLQSGMRAPMGVKVKGPDLETIERVSLEIERFLKEVPSVQAAAVIADRIVGKPYIEIEIDREAIARYGLKIRQVQDVIEVAIGGKRITTTVEGRERYPVRVRYLRELRDRIETLGRILVAAPDGIQIPLEQVADIRYVRGPQVIKSEDTFLVGYVLFDMKSGHAEVDVVEDCQRYLQERIDRGEFILPPGVSYRFAGNYENQVRSQKTLMLVLPLSMFTIFMILYFQFRSVISCSLVFSGILIAWSGGFIMVWLYGQSWFLDFNVFGTNMRTLFQVHPINMSVAIWVGFLALFGIADDDGVIITTYLDQSFSKSSISSVEDIRKATLAAGLRRVRPCLMTSATTILSLIPVLTSTGRGSDIMVPMAIPSFGGMMIEIMVMFIVPVLYCAVKEWKLKQQVYLHLTQNYR, encoded by the coding sequence ATGAATGAGACCAACATGCCGGATGATGCCTCCGGGGAAAAATGGTCTCTTCTGGACAAGATAATTCGTTTTTGTCTAGAGAATAAGCTTGTTGTTGCACTCATCATGATTGCGACCATTATGTGGGGTGTGATTGTCGCTCCCTTCGACTGGGATATTAGCGTACTCCCACGTAATCCGGTACCTGTTGATGCCATCCCCGATATTGGTGAAAATCAACAGATAGTTTTTACCGAATGGATGGGAAGATCCCCGCAGGACGTTGAAGATCAAATCACGTATCCTCTTACCGTTTCCCTTCTCGGTGTTCCCGGCGTGAAAACTATCCGCAGTTATTCCTTTTTCGGTTTTTCCTCTATTTATATCATATTCAAAGAAGATGTGGAATTCTACTGGTCACGTACCCGGGTGCTCGAAAAATTAAATAGCCTGCCGGCAAATACTTTACCGGAAGGGGTTCAGCCAGCGCTTGGTCCTGATGCTACCGCACTGGGACAAATATTCTGGTATACGCTTGAAGGACGTGACCCTGACGGGAACCCGATAGGAGGATGGGATTTGCACGAGCTGCGTTCCATTCAGGATTGGTATATACGGTATTCGCTTCTTGCGGCTGAGGGTATCAGTGAGGTGGCGTCGGTTGGCGGTTTTGTTAGGGAATACCAGATTGATGTGGATCCTGATGCGATGAGGGCTGCAAGGGTCAGTCTGGAAGATATCTTTCAGTCTGTGCGCATGTCAAATATTGACGTGGGCGCCCGCACCATTGAGGTAAACAAGACGGAGTATTTTATCCGTGGTCTTGGATGGATTAAACAACTTGGAGATATTGAAAAGACCGTCGTAAAGGTGAATGAAAATATTCCCATTTATGTGAAAGACATTGCAAAGGTTTCACTGGGCCCGGCGCTCAGGCGAGGGGTGCTTGACAAGGAAGGTGCGGAAGCAGTGGGTGGAGTCTCTGTTGTTCGTTATGGTTTTAACCCGCTTGAGGCAATTAAAAATGTTAAAAATAAGATAAAAGAGGTCTCACTGGGTTTGCCTGTGAAAGCCGTTGTGGATTACACGAAGACAACACATGAAGAAATTGAATCCTTTGCAGGTGTCCTGGGTTTCGATGCGTTCAATGGAACAGCGTTATATCAGGAGAAATGGATAGAGTGGCTGCGTTCAACCCCTCATAACCAGTGGCCTCCGTGGATCAATACAAGCCAAGTAACCATAGTACCCTTCTATGACAGGACGGGACTTATTTATGAGACTTTGGGTACTCTGAATAGCGCATTATCAGAAGAGATTCTCGTGACAATTATCGTGGTCATTGTAATGGTAATGCACCTGAGGAGCTCTATTCTGATTAGTGCGCTGCTTCCCATATCCGTTTTGATGTGCTTCATTGCGATGAAGGCATTTGGAGTGGACGCCAACATCGTAGCCCTGTCCGGTATTGCAATCGCCATCGGTACCATGGTTGATATGGGCATTGTCATGTGCGAAAATATCCTGAAGCATCTGGAGGAGGCGCCTCCAGACGAAAATCGTCTGGAAGTAATTTTCAGGGCCGTACGGGAGGTGGCAGGAGCGTTATTAACTGCGGTGACCTCTACCATCGTGAGTTTTTTGCCGGTCTTTATGATGATCGGACCGGAGGGTAAACTCTTTAAGCCCCTTGCCTTCACCAAGACATTTGCCCTTTTTTCATCAGCTATCGTTGCGGTAATCATTATCCCGCCGGCTGCGCACATTTTATTTACCACCCGGATTAGATCGCAAAGAATAAAACAGATGTTTTTTGCGGGACTCGTTATTCTCGGCATCCTGACAGGTGTCTGGTATTCATGGTTTGCAGGCATTCTATTGACTGGTCTGGGCGTGTATCATATCATTGAAGAGCATGTGCCTCTTAAAATCCGGCAATATAAACAGTGGGTGGTTATCGGATCTGCTGCGCTGCTTATCGGTATCCTGTTGACCGAACACTGGATGCCGCTGGGTATAGATAAGGGGATGGCACGAAATGTCTTCTTTGTCGCTATTCTTTTAGGTGGATTGCTGTTATTTTTTCAGATGTTTCAGACATATTTCTATGCACCGGTTCTTCGTTGGTGTCTTGAGCATAAAAAGCTCTTTTTAACCATACCTGCTTCATTTTTGCTTTTTGGTATTACTGCATGGCTGGGTGTTGACCGGATGTTTGGGTTTGTGCCAAATACTTTGCGCAATACCACGGTGTGGAAAGAAATTGCGGGTGTATTTCCCGGCTTTGGGAAGGAATTCATGCCTCCCCTGGATGAGGGATCATATCTCTATATGCCAACCACGATGCCGCATGCATCGATTGGTGAGGTACAGAACGTCATCCAGTTTCAGGATAAGCGCATTGCATCCATACCGGAAGTCGATATGGTCGTGGGAAAGCTGGGCAGAGCGGATAGCCCGCTGGACCCGGCGCCCCTCTCTATGATTGAAACGGTTGTCAATTATAAACCTGAATATATTTCTGATAAGGATGGCCATTTCTTACGATTTCGTTATGACAAAAGTCGAGGGGACTTTATAAGAGATACTGATGGTAAGCTGATTCCTGATTCCCGCGGCAGGCCGTTCCGGCAGTGGCGTGATCATATTAAAACACCGGACGATATCTGGAAAGAGATCGTTGAGGCCGGTGAAATTTCGGGAGCGACCTCTGCCCCGAAGCTGCAGCCCATTGCAACAAGAATCGTGATGCTCCAGAGTGGTATGCGTGCCCCGATGGGGGTAAAGGTGAAGGGGCCAGACCTGGAGACCATAGAACGGGTATCTCTGGAAATTGAACGGTTCCTGAAGGAGGTGCCCAGTGTTCAGGCTGCTGCCGTCATTGCGGATAGGATTGTTGGAAAACCCTACATAGAAATAGAAATTGACCGGGAGGCAATTGCGCGGTACGGCTTGAAAATACGGCAGGTACAGGATGTTATCGAGGTGGCCATCGGAGGGAAGCGCATAACAACCACCGTAGAGGGAAGGGAGCGGTATCCTGTACGCGTGCGCTATTTACGTGAATTACGTGACAGGATTGAGACGCTGGGGAGAATACTGGTTGCAGCACCGGATGGTATTCAGATTCCTTTAGAACAGGTGGCAGATATCCGGTATGTCAGGGGACCTCAGGTTATTAAGAGCGAGGATACCTTTCTGGTGGGGTATGTCCTTTTTGATATGAAGTCCGGTCATGCGGAGGTGGACGTCGTTGAAGATTGCCAGCGTTACCTGCAGGAGAGAATCGACAGAGGTGAGTTTATCCTGCCTCCCGGCGTGAGTTACCGGTTTGCAGGGAATTATGAAAATCAGGTTCGCTCACAGAAAACACTTATGCTGGTGCTGCCATTGTCCATGTTTACTATATTCATGATCCTCTATTTTCAATTTCGCTCGGTCATTTCCTGTTCTCTAGTATTCAGCGGAATTCTCATTGCATGGTCTGGTGGTTTCATCATGGTATGGCTCTACGGGCAATCCTGGTTTCTTGATTTCAATGTCTTCGGAACGAATATGAGGACGTTATTTCAGGTCCATCCCATTAATATGAGTGTTGCCATCTGGGTGGGTTTCCTTGCGCTGTTTGGTATTGCAGATGATGATGGCGTCATCATCACCACCTATCTCGATCAAAGCTTCAGCAAGTCCAGTATCAGTTCTGTTGAAGATATTCGTAAAGCAACGTTAGCCGCAGGGCTGCGCCGCGTACGTCCCTGCCTGATGACCTCTGCAACGACGATTCTGTCATTAATCCCTGTCCTTACATCAACCGGGCGAGGTTCGGACATCATGGTGCCCATGGCGATCCCCAGTTTCGGCGGGATGATGATTGAGATCATGGTGATGTTCATTGTACCGGTGCTCTATTGCGCTGTGAAAGAATGGAAGCTCAAGCAACAGGTTTACCTACACCTGACACAGAATTACCGTTGA
- a CDS encoding efflux RND transporter periplasmic adaptor subunit yields the protein MNTVNTSEEKQWQQFYKKHHSKLIIGQIVAVFCFGMFVHWTFTGGKMHDDYTPTIGVENGKAETFWTCSMHPNIRQPQPGKCPICGMDLIPVTSSLTDTEAKGLRQITISKAARALLNVQASPVERRFVTAEIRMVGKVSYDETRLRYITAWVPGRLDRLYVDYTGVAVNKGDHMAYIYSPELYATQDELIQLLKSAKERKGETILFSEEINLIDAARERLRLWGMTKEQIQEIEKRKKPSDHLTIYAPAGGIVIHKNRQEGDYVTVGERIYTIAELSQLWVLLDAYESDLVWLHYGQEVIFTTEAYPGDKFIGRIAFIDPVLNEKTRTVKVRVNVPNEEGKLKPEMFVRGIVRAQVAAGGRVIHAGLAGKWICPMHPEIVKSDPLKCDKCGMPLASSESLGYVVIETDEAAKPLVIPVSAALVTGTRAIVYVEIPDTDHPTFEGREIVLGPRAGDYYLVKNGLKEGEIVVTNGNFKIDSAVQIHAMPSMMTPEGAGGDVMIEIPVEFRTQLEQLQITYGVVSKSIESGDFSQIQRAFLDFEMAFQGIEGSLLTGQAKRIWNELSMLLDNDVVEARELNRLGDANRVFRLLQEHMQRVRRQFGILAVKYEPQMHRLKEIPGSFHKQLAGVWPAYLQVQDTLASDDLKTAIYSIGRFRAEMSMIDDTMLENETLAVWKDLYTNIINVLKDLGKGESLDSIREAFSVLSENMAVILKTFQPEEIGPVYQLHCPMAFDGRGAIWLQREEEVRNPYFGLAMLRCSDRVEALFPDDQKKTRKGLTHE from the coding sequence ATGAATACGGTAAATACATCTGAAGAGAAACAGTGGCAACAATTCTATAAGAAACATCATTCCAAACTGATCATTGGACAGATCGTGGCGGTGTTTTGTTTTGGCATGTTTGTACACTGGACTTTCACGGGTGGGAAAATGCACGATGATTATACTCCTACTATTGGTGTAGAAAATGGGAAAGCAGAGACCTTCTGGACTTGTTCAATGCACCCCAACATCCGGCAGCCACAGCCGGGGAAATGCCCGATTTGCGGGATGGATCTCATTCCCGTGACTTCTTCACTTACAGATACAGAGGCAAAAGGACTACGACAGATTACCATAAGCAAGGCTGCGCGCGCATTACTCAATGTTCAGGCCTCTCCGGTTGAACGCCGGTTTGTTACCGCTGAAATACGGATGGTGGGAAAAGTCAGTTATGATGAGACCAGGCTCAGGTACATTACCGCATGGGTGCCTGGGAGACTGGATCGATTGTATGTGGATTATACCGGTGTGGCAGTTAATAAGGGCGATCATATGGCCTACATTTACAGTCCTGAGCTCTATGCGACACAGGATGAGTTAATTCAGTTATTAAAATCTGCAAAGGAAAGAAAAGGAGAAACAATCCTGTTTTCGGAAGAAATAAATCTGATAGATGCGGCTCGCGAACGGCTCCGGCTATGGGGTATGACAAAGGAGCAGATACAGGAGATTGAAAAAAGAAAAAAACCATCCGACCACCTGACAATTTATGCACCGGCTGGTGGAATAGTGATCCATAAAAACCGTCAGGAGGGGGATTATGTGACGGTAGGAGAGCGTATATATACAATTGCCGAATTGAGTCAGCTATGGGTCTTGTTGGATGCATATGAATCTGATCTTGTATGGCTTCACTATGGGCAGGAGGTAATTTTCACGACGGAGGCGTATCCCGGCGACAAATTTATCGGAAGAATAGCCTTTATTGACCCGGTGCTCAATGAAAAGACAAGGACGGTAAAGGTGCGTGTAAATGTTCCGAATGAGGAGGGGAAATTAAAGCCTGAAATGTTTGTGCGCGGTATTGTCCGTGCACAGGTTGCGGCAGGTGGGCGGGTAATCCATGCCGGTCTTGCCGGTAAGTGGATCTGCCCGATGCATCCGGAAATTGTAAAAAGCGATCCGCTTAAATGTGATAAATGCGGTATGCCGCTGGCAAGTTCGGAGTCTTTGGGGTATGTAGTTATTGAAACGGATGAAGCAGCAAAGCCATTGGTCATTCCTGTTTCAGCAGCGCTTGTAACCGGAACCAGGGCTATAGTATATGTAGAGATCCCTGATACGGACCATCCCACGTTTGAAGGGCGTGAAATTGTATTAGGCCCTCGGGCGGGAGATTACTATCTGGTGAAAAATGGGCTGAAAGAAGGAGAAATCGTTGTAACAAATGGTAATTTCAAGATCGATAGCGCCGTGCAAATTCATGCCATGCCAAGCATGATGACCCCTGAGGGTGCTGGGGGGGACGTAATGATAGAAATTCCCGTAGAGTTTCGCACTCAATTAGAGCAGTTGCAAATTACCTACGGTGTCGTCTCCAAATCCATTGAATCAGGGGACTTCTCTCAGATACAGAGGGCGTTTCTCGATTTTGAAATGGCCTTCCAGGGGATAGAGGGGTCACTCCTTACCGGGCAGGCAAAGAGGATATGGAATGAGTTGTCCATGTTGCTTGATAACGATGTTGTAGAAGCGCGAGAACTGAATAGGCTGGGTGATGCAAATCGTGTCTTCCGTCTTTTACAGGAACACATGCAAAGGGTGCGCAGGCAGTTTGGTATTTTAGCGGTTAAGTACGAGCCACAAATGCACCGGCTAAAAGAAATCCCCGGTTCATTTCATAAACAACTTGCTGGGGTATGGCCGGCATACCTGCAGGTTCAAGACACACTTGCCAGCGATGATCTGAAAACTGCCATCTATTCCATAGGTCGTTTCCGTGCTGAAATGTCCATGATAGATGATACCATGCTTGAAAATGAGACACTTGCCGTCTGGAAAGATTTGTACACAAACATAATCAACGTATTGAAAGACCTGGGAAAAGGGGAGAGTCTCGATTCGATTCGTGAAGCATTTTCGGTACTCTCTGAAAACATGGCAGTGATATTGAAGACCTTTCAACCTGAAGAAATAGGCCCTGTGTATCAACTGCATTGTCCGATGGCGTTTGATGGCAGGGGCGCAATCTGGCTTCAAAGGGAAGAAGAGGTCAGGAATCCCTATTTTGGCCTTGCCATGTTGAGATGTTCCGATCGTGTGGAAGCGCTTTTCCCCGATGATCAGAAAAAAACAAGGAAAGGTCTTACCCATGAATGA